The following is a genomic window from Variovorax paradoxus.
CAGGCCCTGTTCCAGCGCCTGTTCTACAACCCGGACACGTACGACCTGTCGCGCGTCGGCCGCATGAAGTTCAACGCCAAGGTCGGCCGCGACGAATCGACCGGCCCAATGGTGCTGACCAACGAAGACATCCTGGCCGTGGTCAAGATCCTCGTTGACCTGCGCAACGGCAACGGCGAAGTCGACGACATCGACCACCTGGGCAACCGCCGCGTGCGTTGCGTCGGCGAACTGGCCGAAAACCAGTACCGCACCGGCCTCGCCCGTATCGAGAAGGCTGTGAAGGAACGTCTGGGCCAGGCCGAGCAAGAGCCGCTGATGCCGCACGACCTGATCAACAGCAAGCCGATCTCGGCCGCGCTGAAGGAATTCTTCGGTGCCTCGCAGCTGTCGCAGTTCATGGACCAGACGAACCCGCTGTCCGAAATCACCCACAAGCGCCGCGTGTCGGCCCTTGGCCCGGGTGGTCTGACGCGCGAACGTGCAGGCTTCGAAGTGCGCGACGTGCACGTGACCCATTACGGCCGCGTGTGCCCGATCGAAACGCCTGAAGGCCCGAACATCGGCCTGATCAACTCGCTGGCCCTGTATGCCCGCCTGAACGAATACGGCTTCATCGAGACGCCGTACCGCCGCGTGGTCGACAGCAAGGTCACGATGGACATCGACTACCTGTCGGCCATCGAAGAAGGCAAGTACGTCATCGCCCAGGCCAATGCGGTGCTGGACAAGGACGGCAAGCTGACCGGCGACCTGGTCTCCGCGCGTGAAGCCGGCGAATCGATCCTGGTGGGGGCGGAGCGCGTCCAGTACATGGACGTGTCGCCCGCACAGATCGTGTCGGTGGCCGCCTCGCTCGTGCCGTTCCTCGAGCACGACGATGCGAACCGCGCGCTCATGGGCGCCAACATGCAGCGCCAGGCCGTGCCTGTGCTGCGTCCTGAAAAGCCGATCGTCGGTACCGGTATCGAGCGCGTTTCCGCGGTCGACTCGGGCACGGTGGTCACGGCCACCCGCGGCGGTATCGTCGATTACGTCGACGCGACCCGCATCGTGGTGCGCGTGAACGACGCCGAAGCGGCAGCCGGTGAAGTCGGTGTGGACATCTACAACCTGATCAAGTATCAGCGTTCGAACCAGAACACCAACATCCACCAGCGTCCGATCGTCAAGCGCGGCGACAAGATCGCCAAGGGCGACGTGGTGGCCGACGGCGCATCGACCGACCTCGGCGAACTGGCCCTCGGCCAGAACATGCTGATCGCGTTCATGCCGTGGAACGGCTACAACTTCGAAGACTCGATCCTGATCTCGGAACGCGTCGTCGCGGAAGACCGCTACACCTCGATCCACATCGAGGAACTGGTGGTGATGGCTCGCGACACCAAGCTGGGTGCCGAAGAAATCACGCGCGACATTCCGAACCTGGCCGAGCAGCAGCTCAACCGCCTCGACGAATCCGGCATCATCTATGTCGGTGCCGAAGTGCAGCCGGGCGACACGCTGGTGGGCAAGGTCACGCCGAAGGGCGAGACCACGCTCACGCCTGAAGAGAAGCTGCTTCGCGCCATCTTCGGCGAGAAGGCCTCCGACGTGAAGGACACCTCGCTGCGCGTGGACCAGGGCTCGCAAGGCACTGTGATCGATGTGCAGGTGTTCACCCGCGAAGGCATCACGCGCGACAAGCGCGCCCAGCAGATCATCGATGACGAGCTCAAGCGCTTCCGCCTCGACCTGAACGACCAGCTTCGCATCGTCGAAGCCGACGCGTTCGACCGTATCGAGAAGATCCTGACCGGCAAGGTCGCCAACGGCGGCCCGAACAAGCTGGCCAAGGGCACCAAGCTCGACAAGGCCTACCTGTCGTCGGTCGAGAAGTTCCACTGGTTCGACATCCGCCCGGCGGACGACGAAGTGGCAACGCAGCTCGAGTCGATCAAGAACTCGCTGGAGCAGACGCGCCACAGCTTCGACCTCGCGTTCGAAGAAAAGCGCAAGAAGCTCACGCAGGGCGACGAGCTGCCCGCGGGCGTGCTCAAGATGGTCAAGGTCTACCTGGCCGTCAAGCGCCGCCTGCAACCCGGCGACAAGATGGCCGGCCGCCACGGCAACAAGGGTGTGGTGTCGAAGATCGTTCCGGTCGAAGACATGCCCCACATGGCCGACGGCACGCCGTGCGACATCTGCCTGAATCCGCTGGGCGTGCCTTCGCGGATGAACGTGGGCCAGGTGCTCGAAGTGCACCTGGGCTGGGCCGGCAAGGGCATCGGCCAGCGCATCGGCGACCTGCTGCAGCAAGAGGCCAAGGTGGCCGAGCTGCGCAAGTTCATGGAGCAGCTGTACAACGGCTCGGGCCGCAAGGAAGACCTCAGCAAGCTGAGCGACACCGACGTGCTCGAAATGGCAGCCAACCTGCAGAGCGGCGCCACCTTTGCAACGCCGGTGTTCGACGGCGCCTCGGAAGAAGAAATCCGCGGCATGCTGAAGCTCGCCTACCCGGACGACATCGCCAAGCTCAAGGGCCTGACCGACACCCGTACCCAGGCGTACCTGTTCGACGGCCGCACCGGCGACCAGTTCGAGCGTCCCGTCACCGTCGGCTACATGCACTTCCTGAAGCTGCATCACCTGGTGGACGACAAGATGCACGCCCGTTCGACCGGCCCGTACTCGCTCGTCACTCAGCAACCGCTGGGCGGCAAGGCGCAATTCGGCGGCCAGCGTTTCGGTGAAATGGAAGTGTGGGCGCTGGAAGCTTACGGCGCCGCCTACGTCCTGCAGGAAATGCTGACCGTGAAGTCCGACGACGTGCAAGGCCGTACCAAGGTGTACGAAAGCATCGTCAAGGGCGAACACACGATCGAAGCCGGCATGCCGGAATCGTTCAACGTGCTGGTCAAGGAAATCCGTTCGCTGGGTCTCGACATCGAGCTCGAGCGTTCGTAATCAGAAGAGGAAAGAGTCACATGAAATCGCTACTCGACCTGTTCAAGCAGTTCACACCCGATGAGCATTTCGATGCCATCAAGATCGGCATGGCTTCGCCCGAGAAGATCCGTTCGTGGTCTTTCGGCGAGGTGAAGAAGCCGGAGACGATCAACTACCGCACGTTCAAGCCCGAGCGCGACGGTCTCTTCTGCGCCAAGATCTTCGGCCCCATCAAGGACTACGAGTGCCTGTGCGGCAAGTACAAGCGCCTGAAGCACCGCGGCGTGATCTGCGAGAAGTGCGGCGTTGAAGTCACGCAGACCAAGGTGCGCCGCGAGCGCATGGGCCACATCGACCTGGCGGCGCCCTGCGCGCACATCTGGTTCCTGAAGTCGCTGCCGTCGCGTCTGGGCCTTGTGCTCGACATGACCCTGCGCGACATCGAACGCGTGCTGTACTTCGAAGCCTACGTGATCACCGACCCCGGCATGACCCCGCTGAAGAAGTTCGGCATCATGTCCGAGGACGACTATGACGCGAAGCGCAAGGAATACGGCGACGAGTTCGTCGCCAAGATGGGCGCCGAAGGCATCAAGGACCTGCTCGAGGGCATCGAACTCGACAGCGAGATCGAACGCCTGCGCGGCGACCTGACCGGCTCGGAAGTCAAGGTCAAGAAGAACTCCAAGCGCCTGAAGGTGCTCGAGGCCTTCCGCA
Proteins encoded in this region:
- the rpoB gene encoding DNA-directed RNA polymerase subunit beta; this translates as MAQSSAYSYTERKRIRKSFGNRDSVVEIPYLLQMQKDAYTAFLQAGIPPKQRTVEGLQAAFDAAFPIVSHNGFVEMKFLEYNLAKPAFDVRECQTRGLTFASAVRAKVQLIIYDRESSTSQSKVVKEVKEQEVYMGEVPLMTEKGSFIINGTERVIVSQLHRSPGVFFEHDKGKTHSSGKLLFSARVIPYRGSWLDFEFDPKDMLYFRVDRRRKMPVTILLKAIGLNPESILANFFVNDNFRLMDSGAQMEFVPERLRGEVARFDITDKSGKVVVAKDKRVTARHTRELEQSGTTHISVPEDFLVGRVIARNIVDADSGEILAKANDELTEALLKKLRTAGVQDIQVIYTNELDQGAYISQTLRIDETVDEFAARVAIYRMMRPGEPPTEDAVQALFQRLFYNPDTYDLSRVGRMKFNAKVGRDESTGPMVLTNEDILAVVKILVDLRNGNGEVDDIDHLGNRRVRCVGELAENQYRTGLARIEKAVKERLGQAEQEPLMPHDLINSKPISAALKEFFGASQLSQFMDQTNPLSEITHKRRVSALGPGGLTRERAGFEVRDVHVTHYGRVCPIETPEGPNIGLINSLALYARLNEYGFIETPYRRVVDSKVTMDIDYLSAIEEGKYVIAQANAVLDKDGKLTGDLVSAREAGESILVGAERVQYMDVSPAQIVSVAASLVPFLEHDDANRALMGANMQRQAVPVLRPEKPIVGTGIERVSAVDSGTVVTATRGGIVDYVDATRIVVRVNDAEAAAGEVGVDIYNLIKYQRSNQNTNIHQRPIVKRGDKIAKGDVVADGASTDLGELALGQNMLIAFMPWNGYNFEDSILISERVVAEDRYTSIHIEELVVMARDTKLGAEEITRDIPNLAEQQLNRLDESGIIYVGAEVQPGDTLVGKVTPKGETTLTPEEKLLRAIFGEKASDVKDTSLRVDQGSQGTVIDVQVFTREGITRDKRAQQIIDDELKRFRLDLNDQLRIVEADAFDRIEKILTGKVANGGPNKLAKGTKLDKAYLSSVEKFHWFDIRPADDEVATQLESIKNSLEQTRHSFDLAFEEKRKKLTQGDELPAGVLKMVKVYLAVKRRLQPGDKMAGRHGNKGVVSKIVPVEDMPHMADGTPCDICLNPLGVPSRMNVGQVLEVHLGWAGKGIGQRIGDLLQQEAKVAELRKFMEQLYNGSGRKEDLSKLSDTDVLEMAANLQSGATFATPVFDGASEEEIRGMLKLAYPDDIAKLKGLTDTRTQAYLFDGRTGDQFERPVTVGYMHFLKLHHLVDDKMHARSTGPYSLVTQQPLGGKAQFGGQRFGEMEVWALEAYGAAYVLQEMLTVKSDDVQGRTKVYESIVKGEHTIEAGMPESFNVLVKEIRSLGLDIELERS